From a region of the Helianthus annuus cultivar XRQ/B chromosome 5, HanXRQr2.0-SUNRISE, whole genome shotgun sequence genome:
- the LOC118492403 gene encoding uncharacterized protein LOC118492403, with translation MMIDATYKTNIYNMPFIQIVGMTPTNKSFIIAHAVVSKERGDNFVWVLERVKAMLDECMEPRVILTDRDLALMGACAKVFPDASRLLCRWHIQQNVMKHCKGAFTDDDWKKFMSFWGSLIESPSIPIYDYHLRNMRKRLVECKRSIFIMEDDLIPGDDIHIEPVQQGPRRRQRPPVDTLQGHPYLEFPDGTDAARHCQKLRRMHVGSHASIDWDAMEEIAETPRVRRFIPIDSPWHRLFDLAHTPTYRELLVEFLSSFTFHPPGEPVPLPYPGAPHPPEVSFRLAGVMRSMTLTQFAVHCGLYMQEEIETEIYTAGLVVVEKPTLVGFWQVIAGADHWEHEKSKGRVSFVRDPLYRYLHHLLATSISARGYSREWCTTTDLFFLYCLLYRRSCALAHGLAQYFASGHHRQERGFLYGGAYVTVIARSLGLVPHQDPHLRTPAIMPTRMGMQSLWGMRVIRRFPIGPRFKNREGGVWTEQALPEHFEPVHPPADPADVVPVEDPPEDLDGAAEPQPPPPAGAPQFPRHVIRGRAPGAALHPDVRARLDRLDDLVGWLVRAEQDRREREGLPPIPLPPVRAPHQEHQPQQQHQDSDSDLDA, from the exons ATGATGATCGATGCAACGTACAAGACAAACATATACAATATGCCCTTTATCCAGATTGTTGGTATGACGCCTACCAACAAATCGTTTATTATCGCGCATGCCGTTGTTAGTAAAGAACGGGGTGATAACTTTGTGTGGGTGCTTGAGAGGGTTAAGGCAATGTTGGATGAATGTATGGAgccacgtgtgattttaacggatAGAGACCTAGCCCTTATGGGCGCGTGTGCTAAAGTATTTCCAGACGCCTCCAGGCTTCTTTGCAGGTGGCACATACAACAGAATGTTATGAAGCACTGCAAGGGTGCCTTCACAGACGACGACTGGAAGAAATTTATGTCATTCTGGGGTTCATTGATTGAGTCTCCATCCATACCCATCTACGACTACCACTTGCGCAACATGCGAAAGCGACTTGTGGAGTGCAAACGTTCTA TATTTATTATGGAGGACGATCTGATACCGGGCGATGACATTCACATAGAGCCGGTTCAGCAGGGTCCACGACGGAGACAGCGACCGCCTGTGGATACGCTGCAGGGGCATCCATATCTTGAGTTTCCCGACGGCACTGACGCCGCCCGTCATTGCCAGAAGCTTAGGAGGATGCACGTTGGATCGCATGCATCGATCGACTGGGATGCGATGGAGGAGATTGCTGAGACGCCGAGAGTGCGTCGGTTTATACCTATCGATTCGCCGTGGCATCGTCTTTTTGATTTGGCGCACACGCCGACCTACAGGGAGCTGCTGGTCGAGTTCCTTTCGTCATTCACATTTCACCCTCCTGGGGAGCCAGTGCCGCTTCCGTACCCAGGTGCTCCCCATCCGCCTGAGGTTTCTTTCAGGCTTGCTGGCGTTATGCGTTCGATGACGCTAACACAGTTTGCGGTGCATTGTGGTTTATACATGCAGGAGGAGATCGAGACTGAGATTTACACAGCGGGGCTAGTGGTGGTTGAAAAACCCACTCTTGTAGGGTTTTGGCAGGTGATTGCGGGGGCGGATCATTGGGAGCACGAAAAGTCGAAGGGGAGGGTGTCGTTTGTTAGGGACCCACTATACAG GTATCTGCACCATTTGCTCGCCACTTCTATTTCAGCGCGCGGCTACAGCCGTGAGTGGTGTACGACCACAGATCTTTTTTTCCTTTACTGTTTGTTGTATAGGAGGTCGTGCGCGCTAGCACACGGTCTAGCCCAGTACTTCGCCTCCGGCCATCACCGGCAGGAGCGCGGATTTTTGTATGGCGGGGCGTACGTGACCGTCATTGCCCGTTCATTGGGCCTCGTACCACACCAGGACCCACATCTACGGACGCCGGCCATCATGCCGACGCGGATGGGTATGCAGTCGCTATGGGGGATGAGGGTTATCAGGAGGTTCCCCATTGGCCCGCGGTTTAAAAACCGCGAAGGGGGCGTATGGACAGAGCAGGCCTTACCAGAGCATTTCGAGCCCGTTCATCCTCCTGCAGATCCTGCTGATGTAGTGCCCGTGGAGGACCCTCCGGAGGATCTAGACGGTGCAGCGGAGCCACAGCCACCGCCACCTGCCGGGGCACCTCAGTTTCCACGTCACGTTATTCGAGGTCGTGCCCCAGGAGCTGCGCTACATCCGGATGTACGAGCCAGGCTTGACAGGCTCGACGATTTGGTAGGTTGGCTGGTACGGGCGGAGCAggatagacgagagagagagggattacccccgataccgcttccaccggttcgagcaccacatcaggagcaccagccgcagcagcagcatcaggattcagattcggatttggatgcatag